ACCAAGCTAGCAGCGACGAGCTTCGACCATGGCGGCACCATCCAGGATGGCACCTTTGATAACTGCGGAGAAGGGGACAATGACGGAGACTGGGAAGTCGGGGGAAACAACGGAGAAGGAGACATTGGGGACGGGGATGACGAAGAGGATGACGGGCAAGGAGATGTTGGTGACGGCAAGGGAGATGACGGCAAAGATGACCCCGAGGGCGGGGACGGAGACAACTGGGAAGGCGGCGACCCGGACGACGGAGACAACTGGGAAGGAGGCGACCCAGAAGGAGACGAGGGCGACAAAGACGACGACCTGGACGACGGAGACAAAGACGGAGACAACTGGGAAGGAGGCGACCCAGAAGGAGACGAGGGCGACAAAGACGACGACCTGGACGACGGAGGCGACCCAGAAGGAGGCGACCCAGGAGACGACGACCCGGACGACGGCGACCCAGAAGGAGACGACGATGGCGACAGCGACGACCCAGACGACGGAGACAACTGGGAAGGCGATGACCCAGAAGGAGACGACGATGTCAGCGAGAGCTGCGAGAGCACGACGAGCCCCGCGCCGCCGGCGAGCACGACGAGCCCGACGAGCCTGGCGAGCACGACGAGCCTGGCGAGCACGACGAGCCCGGCGAGCACGACGAGCCCCGCGCCGCCGGCGAGCACGGCGAGCCCGGCGCCGCCGGCGAGCACGACGAGCCCGGCGAGCACGACGAGCCCCGCGAGCACGACGAGCCCCGCGCCGCCGGCGAGCACGACGAGCCCGGCGAGCACGACGAGCCCCGCGCCGCCTGGAGGCGCCGGCGGCGACGGAGGCGCTGGAGGAGCCGGAGGCGCTGGAGGAGCCGGCGGCATGACGACGACGGGGAGCCCCACCACGACGACTGGAGGAGACGGTGCTGGCGGCGACGGCGGCGCTGGCGGAGACGGCGGTGCTGGCGGAGACGGCGGTGCTGGCGGAGACGGCGGCGCtggcggagctggaggcggtggcggagctggaggcggtggcggagctggaggcggtggcggagctggaggcggtggcggagctggaggcggtggcggagctggaggcggcggcggagctggaggcggccccatgacgacgacgacggagagccccacgacgacgactggaggagacggcggcggtgctggcggcggcggcggtgctgGCGGCGACGGCGGTGCTGGCGGCGACGGCGGtgctggcggcggcggcgctggaggcggaggcggcggtggagctggaggtgctGGCGGCGACggaggagacggcggcggcggcggtgctgGCGGAGACGGCGGTGCTGGCGGAGACGGCGGTGCTGGAGGCGGCGGCGCTGGAGGTGCTGGCGGCGAcggaggcggcggcggtgcTGGCGGTGAcggaggaggcggagacggcggagacggcggcggcggcggtgctgGCGGCGAcggaggaggcggagacggcgctggcggcggcggcggcgctggcggagctggaggcggcggcggagctggaggcggcggcggcgctggcggagctggaggcggcggcggagctggaggcggcggcggagctggaggcggccccatgacgacgacgacggagagccccacgacgacgACTGGAGGAGACGGTGCTGGCGGCGAcggaggaggcggagacggCGGCGGTGCTGGCGGCGACGGCGGTGCTGGCGGCGACGGCGGTGCTGGAggcggaggcggcggcggagcTGGAGGTGCTGGCGGCGACGGAGGAGACGGCGGTGCTGGCGGAGACGGCGGTGCTGGCGGAGGTGGCGGCGCTGGAGGTGCTGGCGGCGACggaggagacggcggcggcggcggtgctgGCGGTGAcggaggaggcggagacggCGGCGACGGAGGAGACGGCGGCGACGGCGGTGCTGGCGGCGACGGAGGAGACGGcgctggcggcggcggcgctggaggagacggaggcggcggcggagctggaggcgctggaggcggcggcggagctggaggcggcCCCacgacgacgacggagagccccacgacgacgacgacggagagccccacgacgacggagagccccacgacgacTGAGagcctcaccaccaccaccaccacgacgacggagagccccacgacgactgagagccccaccaccaccacgacgacggagagccccacgacgacgacgacgacggagagccccacgacgacgacgacgacggagagccccacgacgacgacggagagccccaccaccacgacggagagccccaccaccaccaccaccacgacgacggagagccccacgacgactgagagccccaccaccaccacgacgacggagagccccacgacgacgacgacgacggagagccccaccaccaccaccaccacgacggagagccccaccaccaccaccaccacgacggagagccccaccaccaccaccaccacgacggagagccccaccaccaccacgacgacggagagccccaccaccaccaccaccacgacgacggagagccccaccaccaccaccacgacgacggagagccccaccaccaccaccacgacgacggagagccccaccaccaccaccacgacgacggagagccccacgaccaccacgacgacggagagccccaccaccaccacgacgacggagagccccaccaccaccacgacgacggagagccccaccaccaccacgacgacggagagccccacgacgacggagagccccacgacgacggagagccccacgacgacggagagccccacgacgacggagagccccacgacgacggagagccccacgacgacggagagccccacgacgacggagagccccacgacgacggagagccccacgacgacggagagccccacgacgacggggagccccacgacgacggggagccccaccaccaccacgacgacgacggagagccccaccaccaccacgacgacgacggagagccccaccaccaccacgacgacggagagccccaccaccaccacgacgacggagagccccaccaccaccacgacgacggagagccccacgacgacggagagccccacgacgaccacgacgacggagagccccgccaccaccacgacgacgacggagagccccgccaccaccacgacgacggagagccccacgacgacggagagccccacgacgacggagagccccaccaccaccacgacgacggagagccccacgacgacggagagccccacgacgaccacgacgacggagagccccacgacgacggagagccccacgaccaccacgacgacggagagccccacgaccaccacgacgacggagagccccacgaccaccacgacgacggagagccccacgaccaccacgacgacggagagccccacgaccaccacgacgacggagagccccacgaccaccacgacgacggagagccccacgaccaccacgacgacggagagccccacgacgacggagagccccacgacgacggagagccccacgacgacggagagccccacgacgacggagagccccaccaccaccaccaccacgacggagagccccacgacgaccgagagccccaccaccaccaccacgacgacggagagccccacgacgaccgagagccccaccaccaccaccaccaccacgacggagagccccacgaccaccgagagccccaccaccaccaccacgacgaccgagagccccaccaccaccacgacgacggagagccccacgacgaccgagagccccaccaccaccaccacgacgacggagagccccacgacgaccgagagccccaccaccaccaccacgactgagagccccaccaccacgacgacgacggagagccccaccaccaccaccacgacggagagccccaccaccacgacgacgacggagagccccaccaccacgacgacgacggagagccccaccaccaccgcgacgacggagagccccaccaccacggcgacgacggagagccccaccaccacgGCGACGGAGAGCCCCAGGTCGACgtcgacggagagccccacgacgacgacagatgatgacgacgatgatgacgacgatgacgatgatgacgacgacgacgacgatgacgatgacgacgacgatgacgacgatgatgacgatgacgatgatgacgatgacgatgatgacgacgacgacgacgatgatgacgacgacgacgatgacgacgacgacgacgacgacgatgatgacgacgatgacgacgatgatgatgacgacgacgacgataaCAAATGCAACAAATACCAAGCCAAAGCCGACAAATACCAAGCCAAAGCCGACAAATACCAAGCCGAAGGCGACAAATACAAAGCCGACAAATACCAAGCCAAAGCCGACAAATACCAAGCCAAAGCCGACAAATACCAAGCCGACAAATCCAAAGCCGACAAATACCAAGCCAAAGCCGACGAATACCAAGCCAAAGCCGACGAATACCAAGCCAAAGGCGACGAATACAAAGCCGACAAATACAAAGCCAAAGCCGACAAATACAAAGCCAAAGCCGACAAATACAAAGCCGACAAATGCAAAGCCAAAGGCGACGAATACAAAGCTGACAAATACAAAGCCAAAGCTGACAAATACAAAGCCAAAGCTGACGAATACAAAGCCAAAGGCGACGAATACAAGGCCgacaaatacaaagaaaaagccgacaaatacaaagaaaaaGCCGACAAATACAAAGCCGAAGCAGGCGGCAAGGGCGGCGGAGACAAGGGCGACAAGGACGACAAGGGCGGCAGAGACAAGGGCGACAAGGACGACAAGGGCGACAAGGACGACAAGGGCGGCAGAGACAAGGGCGGCAAGGACGACAAGGGCGACAAGGGCGACAAGGGCGGCAGAGACAAGGGCGGCAAGGGCGGCGGAGACAAGGGCGACAAGGACGACAAGGGCGACAAGGGCGGCGGAGACAAGGGCGACAAGGACGACAAGGGCGGCAGAGACAAGGGCGGCAAGGGCGGCGGAGACAAGGGCGGCAAGGGCGACAAGGACGACAAGGGCGGCAAGGGCGACAAGGACGACAAGGGCGGCAAGGACGACAAGGGCGACAAGGGCGGCAGAGACAAGGGCGACAAGGGCGGCAGAGACAAGGGCGGCAGAGACAAGGGCGACAAGGGCGACAAGGGCGGCAGAGACAAGGGCGGCAGAGACAAGGGCGACAAGGGCGGCAGAGACAAGGGCGACAAGGGCGGCAGAGACAAGGGCGGCAGAGACAAGGGCGACAAGGGCGACAAGGGCGGCAGAGACAAGGGCGGCGGAGACAAGGACGACAAGGGCGACAAGGACGGCAGAGGCAAGGGCGGCAAGGGCGACAAGGACGACAAGGGCGGCAGAGACAAGGATGACAAGGGCGACAAGGATGACAGAGACAAGGGCGACAAGGGCGGCAGAGACAAGGGCGACAAGGGCGGCAGAGACAAGGGCGACAAGGGCGGCAGAGACAAGGGCGACAAGGGCGGCAGAGACAAGGGCGACAAGGGCGGCAGAGACAAGGGCGACAAGGACGACAAGGGCGGCAGAGACAAGGGCGGCAAGGGCGGCGGAGACAAGGACGACAAGGACGGCAGAGGCAAGGGCGACAAGGACGACAAGGGCGGCAGAGACAAGGGCGACAAGGATGACAGAGACAAGGGCGACAAGGGCGGCAGAGACAAGGGCGACAAGGGCGGCAGAGACAAGGGCGACAAGGGCGGCAGAGACAAGGGCGACAAGGGCGGCGGAGACAAGGGCGGCAAGGGCGGCGGAGACAAGGGCGACAAGGACAACAAGGGCGGCGGAGACAAGGGCGACAAGGACGACAAGGGCGGCGGAGACAAGGACGACAAGGGCGGCGGAGACAAGGGCGGCAGAGACAAGGGCAACAAGTAGTAATGTGACATGAAAGACGAGGACACGTTTGACAAGCGATTATTTAAAGTAGCAGCTGGTTGTGGCCCACTGCTGCCTCTATCAAACAGAATCCCACTCGTTCTGTCACCACACCCTCACCCCAGCCTGTtgcttgatttgatttttttcacacCCTGAACTGATATTTGTAAAGTAAGCAATGTGTAAAATGACTGTAATAAAGTCTCTggaggaaaagaacattttggtGAGTGTTCTTTGCACTTTATAGAAGGCAAAACTCTTAAAGGTGTTAGACTGGATTTGTCAATGGGCTAATGTGTTAACACGCTGATATTGAGACTTTTAACACTGGGAACCCAATTTGAGTTGGGCCTGACTAATCTCTCGGTGTGGAATCCACAGCTGTTTCTCTCGCGTCAAGTTTTTGAACTCTTGGAAACTGGTACCAACCTACGACAAGCTGCCATGTAGCTGGAGATGAGTCCAGTCGTAATCGGTGGAATTTGGCATATGTGGAGGGGAAGTTGTGGAGAAACTCGACTTGCTAGAAAAAGTACTGAttgacagaccccccccccccccccccccccctttaaaaaaaagttgttccTCAGTGTAATTTTATACACTTTTGTAAATTCCCAGTCTAGGAGCTCTGGGTGCAACATGGAAGGCCCCAGCTTCCCAAGGTTCTAAATGGCCAACATTATCAGGTTTGTTTTGACAACCAAGGAATTGAAATGGGTCATCAGCACCAATCTCTTCAGTGTGAACTCGACTCCAAAATAACAATCTTTTTACTGAATCAAAATCAAGTGAAAGACTTGGCGAAAAGATAACAAAATGGCAGTTCCCTCCTACTCTTCCATGTCACACATCACAATTTAGCAAGATGCATCTGAGGCCCATTGGAGCTCGGAAGGCGATGAGCTCAGACAGCAGCCATCTTGGTGTTAAACTTCAGTCCCTCCTGGACGGTCTACCAATTGACCAATAACCGACCCATCTGCAGCAGGTGACATTTTCACAGGGAAAACGCAAGAGGACAGTCGGTGTGAATGAGActcttatttaaaatattttaaaaagagaaatgacAAGACCCCAAACTTTGAAAGGAGAGTAAATTTCATGCGTTTATTTTTGTGCCACAACATACTAATCGGATGATCAAGATTCATTTCATACTTTATTTACGGGACAATCTGGTACGAAGACCTCATTGCACAGCATAAACACGACAAAGGATTCCATTTAAATCCCAGGGATTCCTGCGGCCAAACTGCTGGAATGCTCAATGACGCAACCATTCTGAATACAAGCCAACATCTGCCGCTATCGGGACGTCATTGCAGGAGTGTCTACAGTCGAAGGGCAGAGATGTTCCCGGCCGGCGCGCTGCCGCTGAAACTAAACGTGGCGGTGTTTTAGCCTTCATTCAGACCAGACACAGAGTGAATAACGGAGGATACCGGCATAAATACAGCATCGTATATGAAGAGATTATGTATGAAGACAGTTTTCATGAGTTATATATTCTGATGCGTAGGCTGCAGTGTGGAAGGTACCGAAGAGTAGTGTGGTGTGATGGTGAAACATACAGCTTCATCATTATGATTTAAGGTGGGTTGAACAAGGGAGCTGCACCGACAACTGGAGTGTTACTGTATGCTGCTGGAGTGGGAGTCTGTGATTGTCCTTGactgctcctcttcatcgtcctcTCTCATTGTTGACCTCATGCCATAAATGATGGTGGCTGTTCGTGTGCAATTGTGTGGGTTCTAGGTGGCGACAAGGAGGGGAGTTGGTCGATGGCTTCGTCTCAGTCTGCTTAGCTGCCCTCCGCTCCTGTACAGGCGGCAGCTCCGGGACTATAGGGGCAAACGGATGTGCATGGCAGTACTGTTTGGGCGTGCGGCCAAAATATAGATGGCACTCTCCTTTAAAAACTCTGCCCAGTTGACTCGCCTGTTGAACGACAACAGCAAAAGGTCACAAAACGCCTCTGCAAGCTGAGCAAAGGCAGGACTTTTTACTTTAACCTTCTTACCGGAAGAGCATTAACATTAAAACTGAGaccttttattcatttgaaTTCCCCAGTTCTCCCATTTTCACATCCAAATCTGTGAAAATCAATTTCACAGATCATTGTTGTTTTGCAGGAGCTTACTTTCTGCAAAACAATCTTAGTTCTGAGAAAGATTTTCATTCCGAGCCCTGCATCGAGCTTTGGCCTCACCTGAGACAGCTGGGACAAACTTAAAGAGAGGACAAACCTGCTCTCGTCAGGTTTGATGCAGTCCCTTCCCAGGCTGGTCGGGCTGCTCTCGTAGATGGGGCCAACGTGACTTATACTGAACCAAAGGACAGAGAAGGAGTGAAAAAAACTCAATCCATGTTTGTTCCGTGAGGATCTGCTAGATCTTCTGACTCACCTCACGTTGCAGCATTGTGAGTCTTTACTGAGCGTATGGAACCAGGACTGCTGGGCCTGCCGGCATTCCGCTCTGGTGACCAGGCCGTCTTTATCCTGGTCGAGATTCAGGAATGCGGTCCGTGCCGTGTCTCTCTCCTTGGCAGTCAAGAGGCGCACCAGTGAATTCTGGGAAAAATAGCGGGAATGCTTCATTTCCTGCTCCGATTCAGGGACCGACAGAGAatattttcaggtttttagGCTGTTTGGTGtacccccccccaaactaaCCTGACGGCACGTTTTGAGCAAAGCCAAAATGCAGTATAGGTGAGTGACTTGGTAATAAAGAGGTCACAACCAAGAGCGTCACCATCAAAGCTATCCTCAGCCCCGACGGCTCAGTCAAACTGTTGGCACCAACAGATTAGATGATGGTGACCAGATTATAGCCCCGGCAACTAAGgattctgtcacagctgcgggcaatcgtgcccgtgagccgcttcgccccgcacacctgttgtgcatcaggactctaatgaacGCTCATCTTcaaccccggaggcacacctgctcccggCCAGGTCGTTATTCGTTCCcaatgactttccagcgtattcctgtttgcctgcctgcccggttccgaccttgcctgtttcTGACCATTCTGTTAAGCCTGCCC
The sequence above is drawn from the Takifugu rubripes chromosome 6, fTakRub1.2, whole genome shotgun sequence genome and encodes:
- the LOC105419308 gene encoding dentin sialophosphoprotein-like, with amino-acid sequence MRETRRGPNRTGRDRTMLATSRHGVIAAIWVFLAVLARPGAADIPGREPGARLDDFEQLFSDLEIPRGSPEGSSYFPVQVWKFLIEFHDHGESSDFGRPQYRCSDNILSIRVSRVRYSNLKLEEWRMWRYPKGHTLLSVRALGPWLLLKIPYTSDYVATWVSNGVWFCHLQLSYFDHLMQENVTAVAICQNPATSQPVVPLMACNKTEVTVKFPVGTKLKRFTTLGEKIVGKLTTTIAEAEYVRISTDGEMNSIYEMVFISGDKIFTTLAACSRGANLKKRSRQPRDARKPRQTVTIEPHCEGENCRTVTPEVTECPKAYDWWDFDNLPLAEARPDQGDDCEDKDLREGNSEGVDVGGGEDWWDSATIPFDEMIYVTSPSTMLTPQDSALENCDDKGGRDNEAPNGLDEDDMTGPNSFDHDGDMGPAPTSFDNGIPVEDEDAGGSKDWWDWYTLPFDGKTHITSPSTKLATTSLDHSSTILGDNHPQDGGLDNCGHNEDEGEGGEGKGDGSEGDWWDLLALPFDDKRHITSSSTKLAATSFDHGGTIQDGTFDNCGEGDNDGDWEVGGNNGEGDIGDGDDEEDDGQGDVGDGKGDDGKDDPEGGDGDNWEGGDPDDGDNWEGGDPEGDEGDKDDDLDDGDKDGDNWEGGDPEGDEGDKDDDLDDGGDPEGGDPGDDDPDDGDPEGDDDGDSDDPDDGDNWEGDDPEGDDDVSESCESTTSPAPPASTTSPTSLASTTSLASTTSPASTTSPAPPASTASPAPPASTTSPASTTSPASTTSPAPPASTTSPASTTSPAPPGGAGGDGGAGGAGGAGGAGGMTTTGSPTTTTGGDGAGGDGGAGGDGGAGGDGGAGGDGGAGGAGGAKADKYQAKADKYQAEGDKYKADKYQAKADKYQAKADKYQADKSKADKYQAKADEYQAKADEYQAKGDEYKADKYKAKADKYKAKADKYKADKCKAKGDEYKADKYKAKADKYKAKADEYKAKGDEYKADKYKEKADKYKEKADKYKAEAGGKGGGDKGDKDDKGGRDKGDKDDKGDKDDKGGRDKGGKDDKGDKGDKGGRDKGGKGGGDKGDKDDKGDKGGGDKGDKDDKGGRDKGGKGGGDKGGKGDKDDKGGKGDKDDKGGKDDKGDKGGRDKGDKGGRDKGGRDKGDKGDKGGRDKGGRDKGDKGGRDKGDKGGRDKGGRDKGDKGDKGGRDKGGGDKDDKGDKDGRGKGGKGDKDDKGGRDKDDKGDKDDRDKGDKGGRDKGDKGGRDKGDKGGRDKGDKGGRDKGDKGGRDKGDKDDKGGRDKGGKGGGDKDDKDGRGKGDKDDKGGRDKGDKDDRDKGDKGGRDKGDKGGRDKGDKGGRDKGDKGGGDKGGKGGGDKGDKDNKGGGDKGDKDDKGGGDKDDKGGGDKGGRDKGNK